ATCTCATGCCAGAGATATTGCGTAGGCCACATCAACTTTCCATTGGATTTGCCCGTGGCGCCCGGCTGACATACACAGGTATCAATAACGCAGAACGGGAACCAATTATggcctggtgcacagtaaagtgcccaattGGGTTAGCATCTAAGTCAAAAAGTAAAGTTTTTACTTTGCcttgaaaaataccttttttctaCACTTCAACATGTTGTGCACAAGGATCAGTACCCAAATAGATaactttttgggaatttttttcaaaaaagtggaTTTAAGTTGCCATGTCGGgttggggacggacattacactGTCATTCAAATTAGATTCCTACTGcaaatgttttatgcaaaaccacttcttttatgtgtattttctaaTAGTTTGAGGTCacagataaagaaaatataagccTTAACTCTttgcttttccattttttaaaaagaatagctaatttctttgaaattacgattattttctgttaatcataaaattcactttaatatataatttggaaaatggaacatttacagcaggaaaacacctttaaagcaattaattaatacaaacaacaaagtagaaacataaatactcttatttatattacatttaagcagaaaatatcataaataaatagtgCCGGAAacgggggacggacattacataaAATGACTGGTTCAGCTTTTATAACTACTTTGGAACATAAACTACtctgaaattcaaatttcttaactaagggaacatttgtgtcatttcaaaaggtaatatgtctataaatatagTAAATGGTTTTACTAAATGATAAAGGAAGTTCATTTCAGACATTCATTTAAATAGCAGTTAAAAAGCTAGCGAGATTGAAGTATTTCATTTTAACTACTTTTCAAAAAGTATTCTACTAGTATTAAGCAGTATTtgtcaaaatcagctttacaatcAATTCTTCACtgcatattatcatatatatgcaTTATGCAAGTACTgttctgtttcaaagaaaaaaacatacatgcagtaCACACATTCCCATAAAACTAATCCATATCTAACAACCTTCTAGTAGAATACAAGCATATTAAATGTAGATGACCATAACATTACTGTATCAGTTTAGCTTTCTATCAGTGCTGTGTTAATggtacaaaaagaaataatgataacataaCAATGTTCAGTCtatgattgaaaaaatataacacttcaacacattgtgttttttttttgtatacttgtaccagtcttttattttttcacggtttaatttaatatatactTTCTTTTAAAGGGGGAAGTCCTTggcaaaaaaggcaaaatatatccttactaggggttttaattttatacaaatacacTGGATTATAACACTTACATCAAAGAGTGTTGTTTTAGGTAAAGATTCCATAATGATCAACTAAGATCCAGTTTAGGGGTTTTATGGTCCCTTGTATATTGGCACCCTGTTGAGAAAGTGTGATTTTGTGATCTTCTACGGCCACCTGTGTTTTATGGCATGCTGTTGCCATCTCAATAGGTCactacatgtaattaattatgttgttttaattaaggaatgattttgatgcatcttatgaccctttattgtgttgatgaaaatataagagaaaatattaaagataagaaatatacagtAGGGCACTAAGGGAAGGGGGATCAAGTGTTTATGGTAGCATTTCAAAACGTTTTTGTAATTACTAAGGGACAAAAGGGGGGCATAGTTTTCTGGATATgatgttaaaaaatataaattacaacacTATAAATTTCAAGAAGACAGAAGACTAAAACTCTACTTACTTTTTCAACATGTAgttttagtacaaaaatgtaatgtccgtcccccaaCACTTTAAATGTGCTTATAGATAATGTTTGGcaaagttttactttatatatatactcattagtctttattcatgtttttgcatgagttctttatatgaaagtaaaattcatgtatgaaactgattcattttgctgaagatttcaataaattttgacattttttacacacactgtgtttttaagaaaaatgtcacaaaataatgtattttactgattttaaatgcattttcttttaaatttcagttcttattggtaaatcagaaataaaaggaattgaatttgatagaaaataataatatatatacaacatttaaaatcaatgataagtggggacggacattacggggacggacattacagataacttttacacttttgtcaatatctaaaaaactgcttgatggatttcaacaatttttggaaatgttactcatgtcatcatatgtaataaaaatgtgctgcaaatttctagttttataacacTTAATGAAGTTTATGGTAAGGGGACGGACATTACggattttttgtcacaaactaacTTTTGATGAGATATTCggctatatttatttatagacttGATGTACAGAAATGATACTTAGACTAtttcaacttacatatttttcaaacttttcaaggcCATCCCACATGTTCTAGCACCAAAAGATACtacttttttcttcacttttttaagTATAGCATTTTCAGATTTCTAGGGTGTTACATCTATACAACTTTGGTTCAAACCATGATTCTCAGAACAAGAATTACAGAAGAAcatgatgttatatatcaaatgaaagcaaaggtatttttctttcacaaaatttaatagtgaagatgtaaaaaagaacagaatttcTGTGAGACAgcttacaaaaatgatgaaattttagatgctaacccgttacatgcaaaaatggctaatttttgCCTACTTAAACTTGTCGCactactttatttctaaattttcatgataaatgttcacctccacatctacatctgtatcataccttacttataaactttatttcatagttctatCATGTACTGTTTGAAAGATGGGGCTATGTACatgattttttgctgaattgggcactttactgtgcaccaggccTTAAATGCATAAGTGTCTTTGTTACACATATGTATAATTGGTTTCCCTGTCTAtgcattataaagataatttaaaatggctagactttagaatctgtccgtagctattcttgttatttgggcattcttttatttatcgatattgtagcatggatatattttcctcgccaggtttagaaaatgcggggggtgtggggggcagcagccccccaattatgaaatatacaaactaaaaaagccttacctttatttaaaccatacaggtactggatattgcaaattatgcagattttacctacggacagattctaaaagtGCTCCTTTAAAATAAAGATCTGCCATTATTCAGATGTTGTAAAGCTGGTTCCAGGTGaacagaaacttgtttagtaatcactTATTAGAACTTTGAAGACAGAGAAACCACATTAAATTGCAATCTGGTGTACACATCAATGACATCATAGACCAGtagctgtcatttgtgacagttgACTGGTATACCTGTACCTGTAACATACCTAGCATACAGCAAGGGAGTACAAATGTTTCAGTCCTTCTCTATCTTACAAAAACAGTTattgtagaaaatcattaaatgaattcagtCATCTTTTGGTAATATTATTACAATGGTTACCTTAGCAGTGTTCTGCCGTGGCTGCGATAGCGTGAGAATCTCGCGTAAAGAATAATGAATGTCGCACTAAAATTGGTCCAGAAGCGTCCGTTCTCGCGTTACGAAAATTTTGAGGACGAAGGTGCGTACGGGATGTCCGGAAAGGAGTACGAATCGTTCATTTTTCTTCCGTATCCAAATAGAAGTGTTTCCCACAAAAACGTCATTTTGATCAACAGTGAACAATTTTAAGCTATGTTTCTGTATCAGTAAactaaacaagaaaaacattcaatCTAATGATTTAAGGCCTAGTACTTCCTTCATGTCACTTCATAAAAACCCGATAGACCACACAAACCTGATGTTGTTTACCCTTCTTCACCCACTATCTCGGCAGGTGAAATTGAAAGTGTTCCATGCTTAAAATCTGTGGACTATTTGACactgtctccaaaactgaaaATGCGTCACAAAATCAAACCACAAAGGGCGCAGAAAATTCGGATGAAGCCAAAAAAGAAAACGACACCAAATTTCTGGAGTTCagttgataaaaaaatatcaatggtTGGACTACAATAAAGACTTCAATTTTAGTAATGTTACTGTCTAATTTCAATGACATATGGTCCAAAGTTGTTGTCcccaagattttgaaaatgtcctCACATTTTTTTATAGGAAAGGGACATGTGTCCCCATCATTTTTGATCCTGCCTTAGCCACACTACTGAGTTGCATCATGTTCCAACTACTTGTTGCTATGGCATATTAACAATGTCATGAAGCTTACATAAAAAATGATCATATAAAAAGAAGAGTACAACCCTTTTAATATGTACCCGGTCAGCAGTACTGGTACAAGTGGAATTTTGGCAGAGAAAATTCATGACAACTTCATAAAAATACCAAAGTTCTTTCCACTGAAATTGCATCATGGACAAGGAAATTTGATGGCATTATTgtccagtttcaacagataaattccctCGGACATACCATTATAAAATACGAAGATTTATCAGAGTTTCGCTAATGTTTTGCCCCACTTTTTGTGGACGCTGGGATGTTAACAGCTGTGCCTAATtaagatgttaaatccattttcattggtAATTGAAACGAAATACTAACACTTCATTGGCGGACCAATTGTTtgcatacttctgttttatccATTTTGCATTCAGTAAGTCTATATTTCGGATATTTCCCTTTGGAAACCTTCATGCCAGTGTAGATTCGTACCCGCTATCGGCCCCGAGAAAACATAATTGATTATCGTAACTGGTTGGGTTTTTCTAGCCATCAGTCAATTATACGCGCTAATAGGCCCATCACTAGTAGTCGCCACAGAGCCAGGACACAGATGATAACATCCAAGTTTATGAGATATTTATACACCTACAAAGACAATTTCTCCAATGGCCGAGAGGTCTAAGGTGCTACTTTGTGCCACAGACACTTTGGCTTTGACAAGCTTATATTAATATTGGTCAGCAGTCACTCAGCAATTATCTGCATATTACCATCATACAGACATCTCTGACGAACATGAACATGTTTCTTAAGTGTCTGGTGGCATTTTAAACATACCCTAATATACTATCAGGTCTAAATCTACTGAAGATGACAAGTTTCTTctcattgtttacatacagtgACCTTGTTCCGGACAACTTTAACTTACTCCGACACAAACACATGCTATTGGTATCAATCGATTCAGCCCTTTAAAATTAAGTAGCAGCCTGCCTTTAACAGCCAGCTTGTTACTCCCTTGTTTGGCTGTTAAATACAGATTCAACTGTATTAGtgtaaaaatcaaacaaacattgTCCTTTGCCAGTGAAAATGAGAATATGAAGTAttaaaacaaactagaatttaccTATACATTTAATTACTCAATATAAATGTATAGATTAGCATGTTGTAAATACTTCACCAAAAAATCCTAAAAATTTAAATCCAAAGAAGTGTAAAATTTCAACAAGAAGTAACATTTTAACATTCAGCATTGGTATCATGAGGTATGCAAACTGTGAAAAAGATTTCAGCATTAACAGTAATCTTCATTTTCCTCCACTTTTGAACATGTTGACATGACACAGTATTGTATattcttaattttttcttcaGCACAATGGCTCCACGTAAGGGTGGTAAGGATAACAAAGGCAAACAGAAGTCCACATTCAATGAAGTCATCACAAAAGAATGTACCATCAACCTACACAAGAGGGTGTTTGGCATGTTAGTATACACATGAGTTATTGATTTTTGCCTATTATTAAGACTTACCGGTAATGATAAATGTTAACTATGCAATGAAATGGAGAAGGAGATTTTGTCAGTAATGTTGATTTTCAGTATTTATCAAAGTTATAATTGTTAATtgcttttctgttgttttataaagaaacagtTCTGTTTCTAGCAAACTTTTCACAGACCAAGTCTGATCTGGGAGCAGCTTCCTTCCTTGAATTTTAttagtttgatatatttttcatgaCCTTGTTTGCTTCATACATGGTTTAATTTAAAGTTTAGTGTAATGGAATTCTATTAGAGATTTTACCTTACCTAAAGTTTTAACGATTTGTACTTGTGTCAAAGTTTATTCATCGGCATTGTGATGTGATATACTGAACAGTATTGTGGTCTTCTGTTTTAGAGGATTCAAAAAGAGGGCTCCAAGAGCTATCAAGGAGATCCGTAAATTTGCTGAAAAGATGATGGGCACACCAGACGTTCGAGTAGAAACACGTCTTAATAAACACATCTGGTCCAAGGGAATCAGGTAtgtcttaaattaaaaaagatagcGGCAAGCTTTATTTAATGTCACAATGATCGAATATGTTCAGGCCCTTCTTCTATCAGTTTGGGAATACCACCAACACTGGCTGGGAAATGTCAATAAATTGAAGAAAACTGAAATTTATcatagtagagatggtacctaaaaattcaaattgcatctgatattactttctgcTTAAAACTTAATACCGGAGTACCTCAATCATAT
This window of the Mercenaria mercenaria strain notata chromosome 5, MADL_Memer_1, whole genome shotgun sequence genome carries:
- the LOC123556718 gene encoding 60S ribosomal protein L31-like, whose amino-acid sequence is MAPRKGGKDNKGKQKSTFNEVITKECTINLHKRVFGIGFKKRAPRAIKEIRKFAEKMMGTPDVRVETRLNKHIWSKGIRSVPYRVRVRLARKRNEDEDSVHRLYTLVTFVPCTSFKGTQTLNVDNE